TTACTCAGAgttttctagagtcacagaataTTAGGaactggttctaatgctttgtctccCAAAAAGCTGAGCTTCCAGACCTGAAGGTCCCTGTCACCAGCTGGCTTCGATTGATAATAAAGAATTGCCAGTCAGCAGGGAGATGGAGCAGACTTTTAAATTGCTTGGAGCGGAGTTTTAAATTGCTTGGGCAAGAGACTgaggagcgggggggggggggggaagaggaatCACCATGACTTGAGGGAGAAGGATCAAatttaagagctgcaggagagaaaccATCCAGCAACATAGAAAGGGAatgtggaagtgtgtgtgtgtgtgtgtgtgtgtgtgtgtgtgtgtgtgtgtgtgtgtgtgtatgtgtgttggttcCAAAAGGTAACAGGGTAGCAGAATGAAATATAGAGTTTACAAGGTGTTAAGCCAGGGATAGTGGAGGAAAATGTATGCTAGctgtgaaagacccccagagtggggagaccctcactcaaatcTCGGGGTGACACGACccctcaagaactcacacaagaccgtccttgtaatcacatgaggtttatagataggaaccagtgctctggggtcgagactcatatcccacgcaggggcagtagagttcgaccccgagaggctgggagaaagggtatttaaagggagaaaccacaacccgagggggcagggatggcattATTGGAAAAGTGtgaagaataccagtgaaaaatcacaaggagaaactccctgtttctcaagattgttcaactttatggtctgctagttcctgggagaagctgcttcctgcttctcaagattgttcgcTAAGATTCTAATCTAACTTCATGGTCAGCTAGTTcttgggagaaagctgttgaaccGGCTgatgtaattacccattctatggtcctaggagaagcttcctggaacatacaatccCAGGGCCTAACcggtttctttcttctgctctaaactttgtgtctaggggggcaactttcaaacttttacctttcattccccacttcttctagtggctagttcttttttttttcttttttttttggagctggggaccgaacccagggccttgtgcttgctaggcaagtgctctaccactgagctaaatccccaaccctggctagttctaatcatagaactaaatttctgtatctttataatattgatttttttttgtcctccTAAAGTATGAtacaaaacatcagccactctaccacagtttaagttctggattgggtgataattgttagtgcctggctggcaggagtggtgtgttccaggcagaatgaCACTAAACCACACATctcacatctcccagcatcaggtactggtgcactgagacaggtcttaagctccatatacacagtctgcagatatgtatatacatggcctcacccagccatttcagcccacacaagccattttggagagcaaatttctcatgagcaagggataggggcagtcagggatgaccatgaactagtgggttacctggcccatgctaaggtccactgttcttcgggtagtccatgagtattgtttgttgctggtagccccctgtacccaaggtctttgatggatactggcccactggggcataggagcacagagtgttgggttcctgtatccacaaaacactgATTGGACTTCCCATctatcctggggcagtccctgacccagtgtcctttttttttttttttttttttttttacaataggCATTCTGAtttttagccaggaattctcttctgttgccaggtactgtcttcctagtctctctaactactgtggccagtataagtTTTTCCCCTGCTTTTTATCTCTCGTTAGctctctagctttttttttttaatctctttttttaCAGCTACTGATGCTGTCCATTTATGTGCACagattttctctgcaacttacactaactctctcagcgacttagcttaacccttcaagtttcttcaactttttctttatatatttttcttactttagtCAAATTGGTGGGGTGTtttttcagcccctcagagacccaccattggagcCTGGTATAAGACTTGTAGCattccctaccttcaggcatattgaagtcaacaggcagaagtgagggccttccatccgtgtctggaacattttttctggcctctagtaggattctgtatttcctgtaacagctactaacaagcatctcaagtgggatggtgagaaaataagaagagaaaatagaggtccgccgaaaaggacaaaagcattcagtcacatagaaagacaatcaaaagattaacagacaaaaaaatagAAGTgtgcataaaaacaaaaaacaagcagccGCCGAGAGATCACCACAAAACcgaactgattcagatgggagcttcgGTGAGCTCACCAAAAACAGGTGAAGGggagcagattccacatcactcctccttctCAACTAGAATCTCAACTAACAAGTTGTGTGTTCTAGCCCTAACTTCAGTAACACAAAacaagacctaagacacacagacaaagactacTCTGAAAATACAGACGGCCAGGAGGgcgggtcttttctccaatccaggagaatcaccgaatcctcaccagcacccagaCCAGAATCTCCTAGGTGTCCCTGGGGTCCCTTCTcacctcctgggatgtctcccagGGCAGCGCAATCGGTGAGCCCCTGGCACATCTACCGCTCACATTCACGTCTCTCCTGAGACAtgagcctccctctcagcccgagatgggagcgactgcaaaaccagaactccagaactcccaagcaaatacagacccagagtttagctggcacaaaacacaaagacacagacaaagacgTAGATGCTATCTCACCTCCAACTGGGTCTTTGATCCTCCCTAACTCAGATTTGGTATTGGTATGACATTATTTAAGCCAGATTAACAGGTGGGTTTCCTTGAGTTAAATTTCTTGGGTAGGAAATGTCAAATACGATTCTTCTGAATATCCAAATATTTAAGACGAAAGTTCAAGTCcccaacaaaaggagatgaatcataaaaaaacaaaacaaaatgaagcaaaacaaatgaacaagcaaaaaTGGTTTATAGTAATggtacacctataatcccaacacctgGAAACAGTAAAGAATTCAATTTTGAGATGACCTAACATCGTCTTTGCCTAGCttgctcaaagccctgggtttgatcatgGCCTGCTGGCACACTTTTGTGCCAACACTAGAGAAGCAAAGGCAGGGGACCTCTAAAATTGAGGTCAACCTGGTGTACATGTAGCATGTGGTAGAACCCTCCTGAAATACCAGTCATGTGGAGCAGGAGGCTCAcactcccccccccaaccccacaccaGTGCTTTCCTTTGCATATCAAGGAAAAACAAAGATTTCTTTGGAATATTAGAGGTAATCATAAAAAGTGATTTCTTAAAGCATAGAGAAAATTTTCACTATCAAGATCACCATATTTCAAGAAATCTTTAATAGTTCAGCGTAGGTTTATGCATTTGAATATAGAATGATCTTAGGAGAGTAATCAACAGGACTGGGACGGTCAAGTGATTAAGGCATTGGACTTAAGATTCAATGGCCTTTGTGGGTTCGAACCACACTCCCAGTAGCTGGAGGGTTTGTGAGGgttttcaaagtagttttgaaaTACAATTACATACCCACCCCACAAGGGAatattttttgtgtttatttactttacaacACAACCTGGTAGCACAGGCTGCATTGGGAAATAGTGGCTCTGTCTTCACAGGCAGTGGTTTGTCGATAGTTTTCAACAAGTCTCAGGTTTCCAACAAGAGGAAAATCTATCCACCATTTTGCCTGAGCTTTTAACATTCCAAGAGGATTGGCCAAACCTTTATACCTTTTGTCTTTATGGAAATAAACTCTGGTTCTCTGAAGTTTGCAGACCCAGGATTCCCAGAATGAAAGAAAAGGCCAGGCCCTGTGCTAAAATGGGACCTtgctaaaatatttaataaacattttactGTTAGCTTTTCCCTCATTCTTCCTCACAGGGAATCTATGTCCCTATATTAGTGTAACTGTATATTGGGGAAAGAAACAACTGAACTTTCTAGGAGCTATTTAATACTGGTTCTGAATCGACATGAAGCATGTACTCCTTCAGTTACAGCAGGGACTTAGAGAGGCCAAATGGTTAATGGAGCTTTGGCTGAAGTCCAACTTACTCATCCtcaatcatttctctctctctctctctctctctctctctatatatatatatatatatatatatatatatatatatatatatatatgtgcttaGAAGTTGGCAGAATCTTGACAGTGGGTCCATAACTTTTAGAGTGAAAGCTATTGTGGTTGGAAAGGTTAAGTAGAAGCCATTGGAGTTGCCTTTACCAAGGAAAACAGCACCTCAAAAACCAATATTGCATCCCTGGAAGGATTAAAGAAGTTAGTGCCTACATCAAGAACTTGAAAAATGTAGGGGTGGTGGTTTCCAGCATATCTGTCTTTAACTCTATCTGTCTTGTGCagaagacaggtggatcctgaAGAAATGACAGTTGACTAATCACACACTTAATCGAATAGTGACTCCGATTGCAGCTGCTATACCAGATGCTATATCCTTACTTCAGTAGGTCAGCACATCTCCTGGTAAGTGACATGCAGCTATTGTTCTAGAAAATTCCCTTTTCTTGTACCTCTCCACAAGGACCACCAGAAGCAATTTGCTTTTGGTTGGCAAGGCCAGCAGAAGGCCTATATAGACTTCCCCCAAGCTGTATTAACTTTCCAGCCTGTGTTGTAATTTAGTTAGAAAGGATCTTGATCGTCTGTCTCTTCCACAAAATCATAATGGTAGATGGTGTTCTGCTGACTGGACTAAGTGCATAGGAGGATTTGTTAGGAATACATATGCATGTGAAAGGATAGGAGATAAAACTCAAAATCCACAGGCCTTCCTTCTACCTCAGTGAAATTTCTAGGAATTGGTGATATGGGGCATGCAGAAAGCACAACAGTTACTGCCTGatttggattctggagacagcacaCTCTTTTCATTTGGGTATGTTACTCCAGCCTACATATTAAGTGATTGGGAAAGCTGCTATCCCTCAGTGGGATCTGGCATAGGAGAAGTCTCTTCAACAGATCTTGGCTGCTGTCCTGGCTGCTCTAGCATTTGGGCCGTATGATCCAGCATACCCAGTGGTTCTGGAGGTGTCAGGGACACATATGGACACTGTTTGGAACCTTTGGCAGTCCCTTGTGGTGTTAATCACAGAGGACACCCTTGGGATTTTGGAGCAAGGCTCTGCCATCATCTGCAGAAAACTAGTGCTAGAGCATCCTGGACTTATAAAAAAAGTGCTATGGTGGCAGAGATGGAGGTTACATATGGCTTCAAAACCTGTACTCCCACACAACAAGGCTGACCTGACCAGTTGTTGATACAGTACTGATACAAAGGATGACCATCAGAGAGCTGGTGGCAGGTTGACTGCATTGTACCACATTCTCCAGGCAAACGACAGTAGTTTGTCTTTATTGGACTAGGTATTTATTCTAgttatggatttgcctttccctcATGTAAGGCATTTGCCCAAACCTCCATCCACTGACCTATAGAATGCCTTACACACTATCATGATGGTCTACACAGCATTGTTTCTGACCAAGAAGCAAGGCCGGAGAAGTGAAACAGTGGGCCCACACTCATGGAACCAACTGGTCTTACCAAGTTTTCCATGACCCTAAAGGAGCTAGTTTGGAATAGCCTTTTGAAAACACAATTACAGTATCAGTTAGGTGTCGAGAGCCTGCAAGGTCATGTCAGAGTTCTCCAGAAAGCAGTttgagccagggctacacagagaaactttgtcttgaagaactaaaacaaaacacaaagaaaaagaaacgatTTAATTCTTATAAAGGGCTTTAAAAAGCATCATCTAGCATAAGAATTAATCTTTATTGTGAAAAGTTACTTTTGTGTCTTTTCCCACCAAACACAATGTTGTATTGTAAATTGCTATTgtatttgcctttgaattttaaACTGCTgctgaaagaaacaaaacaggtgGGACCGAGCCTAGAAGGAATCCTAACATTGAACATATGTCTTACACACTTTTCCAGAGACAGTACATTTCTATATGTAGAATTTCAGTTTAGAAaagatatttatatatgtaactCCCAACAGTAATATACTAAATCTTCCTTCAAAGTTTTCCCAATTTACAGGCTACGGGCAGTGACTAAGTGACTAAGGTCAGGGAGGCCTAGTCACGGTTTTCCAGTCTCATCCTACCAAGCTTACTAGGTGAATAAGATATTGAAATGGTTTAGGAAAACAGGTGGCTTTGGTGCTTGTGagggaaaaattaaattttttgctTTAGTATCTTGAAAAATCATTAGTTGTAAGAAAGTGAGATGTTAACTTTATTGGTCcttttgggaaaaaaacaaaacaaaaacaaaaaaacctgtgaTGGTGTGTGATGTGCTAACAGCATATTCGTTCTACAGATGAATGTCCAGTCGATACTAAAGCTGAGGCCTAAAATTAGTCTTTCCTTTAACCCAACCTAAGTTGTAAACTGAAAATTTCAGTTAGCATATGCAACTTGATAGGTAGCAATCGAAAAAAACATCTTGATGGATCTTTTCTTGGCTAACACTGACATCTCTGAGCCTACATCAAGCATGTTCTTACCCTAGAAATAGACATTCGGGGGCCAACTCATCTACATTCCCTAGTCGAGCTCTAGAACAAATTAGGACAGGAATGCCCAGATAGTATGTCCCCGTATGCTCAAGAAAGCCAGACAAATACTCAATGCTTTTGAGCTAAAGTACTGATCCTTCAGGACGGATTATTTATTAAGTGCCTGCATATTAATtttgatgccctctcctggcacGGGACTTTGCAGGGCCCAAAGCATCCCCACTAAAATGACAATTGCCTTCTTTGCTCTACCCTTTAATTTGGAGGATGTTTTCAATTTGGTTCAACAGCTAAACGGAAGACCAGGAACTTACCTGCTTTCTccttattgttttctttcccttcttggcAGAAGAGGCTCTCGGTGGGCAGAGCCCATTCAAAATACCCGTGAGTGGCTAAAACTAAAGATCTCCACGTCCAGCACTCCAAATTGGCTACATGGGAGGAGGATGCATATGCAACAGCCTTTTCCACTGAAAGTATAGGTGGCTCTGAAAAGAGCCTTTGGGTTAGGTAGGAGTGAGTTAGAGAACTCACTTGGAGCTGGTGTACTTGGTGACCGCCTTGGTGCCCTCGGACACCGCGTGCTTGGCCAACTCCCCGGGAAGCAGCAGGCGCACGGCCGTCTGGATCTCCCGGGACGTGATGGTCGAGCGCTTGTTGTAATGCGCCAGGCGCGACGCCTCGCCCGCGATGCGCTCGAAGATGTCGTTCACGAACGAGTTCATGATGCCCATGGCCTTGGAAGAGATGCCCGTGTCCGGGTGTACTTGCTTCAGCACCTTGTACACGTACACCGAGTAGCTCTCCTTGCGGCTGCGCTTGCGCTTTTTGCCGTCCTTCTTCTGCGCCTTGGTCACGGCCTTCTTGGAGCCCTTCTTCGGGGCGGGAGCGGACTTCGCAGGCTCAGGCATGTTGTCACTGGGACTCTTGACCTGCAGTTCCGAACTCTAGATCTCTAGCACTGAAGCCACAGGTCCTGTCTATTTTATGAGTACTCATTCAAATGAGGCATAGAAACGCACACTTATGATTGGTTTATGATGTCTATGCTGTCACCCAAACTCTTGCCCAATCGAAGCGCGTTCCGGAATGTTTCCCATTGGTCTAGAAGAAAAGTCAGCCAATTGCATAGGCCCGTTTTCGCGCCCAGAGAAAACTATGAGACAAAAAGCCCTTTTTTACCCACTTTCTGTTCAGTTGTCAGAGGCTAGTCATATTTAAGTATGTCTGGACGCGGCAAGCAGGGCGGCAAGGCTCGCGCCAAAGCCAAGACCCGTTCTTCACGGGCCGGCCTGCAGTTCCCGGTGGGTCGCGTGCACCGTCTGCTCCGAAAGGGCAGCTACTCTGAGCGCGTGGGCGCCGGCGCCCCGGTGTACCTGGCGGCCGTGATGGAGTACCTGACGGCCGAGATCCTGGAGCTGGCGGGCAACGCTGCGAGGGACAACAAGAAGACTCGCATCATCCCGCGCCACCTGCAGCTGGCCATCCGCAACGACGAGGAGCTCAACAAACTGCTGGGCCGTGTGACCATCGCGCAGGGCGGCGTCCTGCCCAACATCCAGGCGGtgctgctgcccaagaagacGGAGAGCTACCACAAGGCTAAGGGGAAGTAAGACCAGCGGTTCACTCATCCGAGAACAAAGGCTCTTTTCAGAGCCATCCACAGTGTCTTTTAAAGAACCGAACACTTTAAGCAAAAAGTGTCATGTGCGGTTTAATGGTGAAAGTAAACCAGCGTTCTGTAAGTTTTAATTAAAAGAGACTTGCACGTATGACCCTAAGTATAAACTAGTTTCCCCCTAAACTAGGTGGTGGTACGTATTGACAATTGGCCATTGTAACCCCGCCCCTTTACGAGACAGGGTTTCTACGTTCCCtaggtgtcctggaactcctgtATGCCAGTCCAGCCTTGAACTCTTACTGCAGAGTTgaaaggtatgtgtcaccaccactgcccagcgcTATGcacattttgtatgtgtgtaggaGCGAAGGGACATAAATTATTCAGACCCGGAACCTTGTCTTTAAACATAGTGTACTATAGTGAATTTTGTTTCATAAGAACGAAGATCACATTGAATAAGGTGAAAACCTGTAGTTATGAGTGTGCATCTGCATCTTGCGTTGTTTGATGTacctaagtaaaaaaaaaagtgctaagGAAAAACCGAAGTGTTTGAGTGTGAGAATGGATGGGTGATGCAGGGGGTGATGGAATTAGGGTCCTTTCTATTTGAGAATTTGTTGTATTAAATTTGCTCTAAGCCCCTCCCCTTGCC
This genomic interval from Rattus norvegicus strain BN/NHsdMcwi chromosome 17, GRCr8, whole genome shotgun sequence contains the following:
- the Hist1h2bc gene encoding histone cluster 1, H2bc, with protein sequence MPEPAKSAPAPKKGSKKAVTKAQKKDGKKRKRSRKESYSVYVYKVLKQVHPDTGISSKAMGIMNSFVNDIFERIAGEASRLAHYNKRSTITSREIQTAVRLLLPGELAKHAVSEGTKAVTKYTSSNSSRQSFSV
- the LOC100910554 gene encoding histone H2A type 1-B-like; translated protein: MSGRGKQGGKARAKAKTRSSRAGLQFPVGRVHRLLRKGSYSERVGAGAPVYLAAVMEYLTAEILELAGNAARDNKKTRIIPRHLQLAIRNDEELNKLLGRVTIAQGGVLPNIQAVLLPKKTESYHKAKGK